Proteins from a single region of Ananas comosus cultivar F153 linkage group 3, ASM154086v1, whole genome shotgun sequence:
- the LOC109707579 gene encoding AAA-ATPase At2g46620-like: MYIGGGGGMSPSSIVVSAACGVAILRIVLSLKSLIYLLGRWWRWLDERAQVYQYFEIPKYIKEGGGSGRQEEEENPLYRKAAAYVASLPSLEDADAAAISSSARKPNDFALHLAPRHSAHDSYLGARLSWSDAGAGALVLRVRRQDRTRVLRPYLQHVESVADEIELRRRGLRLFTNSPGGGGGWSAGAAFAHPATLDAVAMDAELKARVRADLEAFLKGRAYYHRLGRVWRRSYLLYGAPGTGKSSFAAAMARFLGYDVYDLDLARAPDPRALLLRTTPRSLILVEDLDRHLAAPEPEPERRLTGILGFMDGIFSCCGDERVMVFTMSGAGGKETLDPAVLRPGRLDVHIHFPLCDFAAFKTLASSYLGLRDHKLYPQVEEGFQSGARLSPAEVGEIMIANRGSPSRAIKSVISALLQQQQQQQLQASNCGPRSSTVGRRLNESWSARKFDEIANGDGGPSGLGLSGENTLKEFKKLYGFLKIRSGSRKEGTIAAAAAATAANGNNMNGVDHNKEW, translated from the coding sequence ATGTatatcggcggcggcggcggcatgaGTCCGTCGTCTATCGTGGTATCCGCTGCGTGCGGCGTGGCGATATTGCGGATCGTTCTATCTCTAAAATCTCTTATTTATCTGCTGGGACGGTGGTGGCGGTGGCTGGACGAGCGTGCGCAGGTCTACCAATACTTCGAGATACCCAAGTACATAAAAGAAGGCGGCGGTAGCGGCaggcaggaggaggaggagaacccGCTGTACCGGAAGGCGGCCGCGTACGTGGCGTCGCTGCCGTCCCTCGAAGACGCCGACGCGGCGGCGATCTCCTCGTCGGCGCGCAAGCCCAACGACTTCGCCCTCCACCTCGCCCCGCGCCACTCCGCCCACGACTCCTATCTCGGCGCCCGCCTCTCCTGGTCcgacgccggcgccggcgcgcTCGTCCTGCGCGTGCGGCGGCAGGACCGGACGCGGGTGCTCCGGCCCTACCTGCAGCACGTCGAGTCCGTGGCCGACGAGATCGAGCTCCGGCGCCGCGGGCTCCGCCTCTTCACCAACTCCCCCGGCGGCGGGGGGGGCTGGAGCGCCGGCGCGGCGTTCGCGCACCCGGCGACGCTCGACGCGGTGGCGATGGACGCGGAGCTGAAGGCGCGCGTCCGCGCGGACCTGGAGGCGTTCCTGAAGGGCCGCGCGTACTACCACCGGCTGGGGCGCGTGTGGCGGCGCAGCTACCTCCTCTACGGCGCGCCCGGCACGGGCAAGTCCTCGttcgccgccgccatggcccGGTTCCTCGGGTACGACGTCTACGACCTCGACCTCGCGCGCGCCCCCGACCCCCGCGCGCTCCTCCTCCGCACGACGCCCCGCTCCCTGATCCTCGTGGAGGACCTCGACCGCCACCTCGCCGCGCCCGAGCCCGAGCCCGAGCGGCGGCTGACGGGGATCCTGGGCTTCATGGACGGGATCTTCTCGTGCTGCGGCGACGAGAGGGTGATGGTGTTCACGATGAGCGGGGCCGGGGGGAAGGAGACGCTGGATCCCGCGGTCCTCCGGCCGGGGCGCCTGGACGTGCACATCCACTTCCCGCTCTGCGACTTCGCGGCGTTCAAGACGCTGGCGAGCAGCTACCTGGGGCTGAGGGATCACAAACTCTACCCGCAGGTCGAGGAGGGGTTCCAGTCCGGGGCCCGCCTCAGCCCCGCCGAGGTGGGCGAGATCATGATCGCCAACCGGGGATCCCCCAGCCGGGCGATCAAGTCCGTCATCAGCGCCctcctgcagcagcagcagcagcagcagctgcaggcGTCGAATTGCGGGCCCAGAAGCAGCACCGTGGGGCGGAGGCTCAACGAGAGCTGGTCCGCCCGGAAATTCGATGAGATCGCCAACGGGGACGGAGGACCGTCGGGGCTGGGGCTCTCCGGGGAGAACACATTGAAGGAATTCAAGAAGCTGTATGGCTTCCTTAAGATTAGGAGCGGCAGCAGAAAGGAGGGCACCAttgcggccgcggcggcggcgacagcAGCAAATGGCAACAACATGAATGGCGTCGATCATAACAAGGAGTGGTGA